GCTGACGACGATCGTAGGGCCGAACGGTGCGGGAAAGAGTACGCTTCTGAAGGCGATACTCGGTGAGGAAAAGCATACGGGGTCGATCTCTTTTACGAATGCGAACGATCAGCGTGTGTCGCGGCCTTTGATCGGCTACGTTCCGCAGCAGCTTGCGTTCGATAAGGATATGCCTATCACGGTGCGCGATCTCTTTCAGACGTGTCTGTCGCGTCGCCCTGTATGGCTTGGACGGTCGCGCCGTGCCGAACAGCTCGCGAGAGAGAGTCTGGCAAGGTTCGATGCGGAAAAACTTCTCGATTCGAAGCTTGGTGTGCTGTCGGGCGGTGAGCTTCAGCGCGTGATGCTTGCACTTGCACTGGAGCCGATGCCGAATCTGCTCCTCCTCGATGAGCCTGTATCGGGCGTCGATCAGATGGGGCTTGACCTCTTTTATCAGATGGTAGCCGATCTTCGCGACAAGTACGATATGTCTATCATTCTCGTGTCGCACGACCTTGAGCTGGCGGCGCGTTATTCGGACAGGATCGTTCTTATCAATCAAAAGGTGCTGCTCTCGGGTGCGCCGAAAGATGTCTTTTCCGACCCTATCGCCATAAAAACGTTCGGCAGACAAGTCCTCGTTGATGACGGAAAAGGGGGCGATGCATGATGCTTGACTGGCTTACATATGATTTTATGCAGAATGCACTTTTTGCCGTACTTCTTATCACACCGCTTTTCGGTCTTCTCGGGACGATGGTCGTCAATCAGCGTATGGCGTTTTTCTCCGATTCACTCGGACACAGCACGTTTACGGGTATCGCTATCGGGACGTTGGCGGGCATCGCACCGATCCCGGCGGCGGCGATCTTTGCCGTTATATTTGCGTGGCTTATCACGTGGATGAAATATAACAGCCGTGTCAGCATGGATACGATCATCGGTATATTCTCCTCAACGGCGGTCGCGCTCGGGATCGTCATCATGTCGCACGGCGGGAGCTTCGGCAAGTTTACGTCATATCTTATCGGCGACCTCTTGGCCGTTACCGAAAGTGATCTGATCGCCATTGGTATCGTACTCGTCGTAACGGCGGTGATGTGGGTGTTCTTATTCCATCCGCTGCTTATGGCAAGCGTCAATCCGCTTCTGGCAAGAAGCCGTGGTGCGCGTGCGCTCGAAGCCGAGATGGTATTCGCCTCTCTCGTGGCAGTCGTCGTCACGTTGTCGGTACAGTGGGTCGGCATCCTCATCATCAATTCGATGCTCGTTCTGCCTGCGGCGGCGGCGCGCTCTGTTGCGACTGATATCCGTTCGTATCAATGGCTGACGGTCTTGTTTGCGATGGTCAGCGGTGTGGCAGGGCTTATCATCTCGTATTACGCTGATACGGCACCCGGTGCGACGATGGTTCTGGTGGCATCTGTGATATTCCTTATAACGATTTTTGTTCGTTTTTGTTCTCGAACGAAATTGTAAATGGAAGGATTTGCGCAAAAATGGACAAATGATGTATACAAGAGGAAGTGTATACAAAAAAACATAGAAAAACATAAAAAATTCGTTTCAAAATGTTTCGTTTTACGGTATAATAAAATCACATAATTATAAATAGGAATTAAAAGGGGGAAACACCAATGAAAGTGACAAAACTTCAAAAAGTATTGGCAGCAATTACTGCACTTGTTGTATGTGTGGCACTCATGGCAGGCTGCGGCGGTGAAAAGAAAAAATTCGTCAACATTGCAACAGGCGGTACAGCAGGTACATACTACCCGCTCGGTGGTGCAATGGCTGAAGTATTGAACAAAAACGTTCCGGGCATGAACGCCAGCGCACAGAGCACAGGTGCATCTGTTGCGAACGTAAATTTGCTCAAAGAAGGCAAAGTTGATATCGGTTTCGTTCAGAACGATATCGCGTACTATGCAATGACGGGTACGGAAATGTTCAAAGGCAAAGAAGCTAAGAACCTCCAAGGTATCGCAACGCTCTATCCGGAAAACGTTCAGATCGTTACGTTGGCTAAAGACGGTATCACGAGCATTTCTCAGCTCAAAGGCAAACGTGTAGCGATCGGCGCGGCAGGCAGCGGTGTTGAAGCGAAC
Above is a genomic segment from Selenomonadales bacterium containing:
- a CDS encoding metal ABC transporter ATP-binding protein; amino-acid sequence: MEKKRIKKLFHPKKKTAGGCGVCCIKINNFTVKTSDKVILDDVNLHIHCGELTTIVGPNGAGKSTLLKAILGEEKHTGSISFTNANDQRVSRPLIGYVPQQLAFDKDMPITVRDLFQTCLSRRPVWLGRSRRAEQLARESLARFDAEKLLDSKLGVLSGGELQRVMLALALEPMPNLLLLDEPVSGVDQMGLDLFYQMVADLRDKYDMSIILVSHDLELAARYSDRIVLINQKVLLSGAPKDVFSDPIAIKTFGRQVLVDDGKGGDA
- a CDS encoding metal ABC transporter permease, whose amino-acid sequence is MMLDWLTYDFMQNALFAVLLITPLFGLLGTMVVNQRMAFFSDSLGHSTFTGIAIGTLAGIAPIPAAAIFAVIFAWLITWMKYNSRVSMDTIIGIFSSTAVALGIVIMSHGGSFGKFTSYLIGDLLAVTESDLIAIGIVLVVTAVMWVFLFHPLLMASVNPLLARSRGARALEAEMVFASLVAVVVTLSVQWVGILIINSMLVLPAAAARSVATDIRSYQWLTVLFAMVSGVAGLIISYYADTAPGATMVLVASVIFLITIFVRFCSRTKL